The Nitrospirales bacterium genome includes a window with the following:
- a CDS encoding CocE/NonD family hydrolase produces the protein MSAVVCGHALAATDAAQNSPRPYEGKPLSEECDYTRHSLYLEMSDGVQLAITVYLPDRADNSHYPAILHQTRYWRAIEYRWPVSMFQDDLPRGLMGTYAKRFLQNGYAWIDVDVRGSGASFGSRPYAYSPREILDGKEIVDWIVRQPWSSERVGALGISYAGATAEMLLVNQHPAVKAVAPLFSGFDLYPEIVFPGGIHLTWFTNTWTYIGHQLDHNQLPFRGWFTKAFVHGVMPVDTDHDRSLLTQALSQHAQNWSPHEQALSVTFRDDTPSSKAVPDIDSLSTRHYAKDIANSKAAIYSYSGWLDGGYQLAAINRHLRHSQKHNKLIIGPWDHGGRRNISPFHLSESEFDHQGELLKFFDYHLRGLETGIKDEASVHYFTMGEERWKAHNIWPPEAEPVRYFLSNDSHLSTLRPSENEAYDRYLVNPSVGTGHQTRWDTLIGQPLPTPYADRAYDPSLWLSYTTQPLEQDTEVTGHPHVTMYLSSTTDDATVFAYLEDVDPTKQVTYVTEGQLRALHRQEVDPPEYFPKGLPYRTFTRHNARPLVPGQTVRLSFALLPTSYLFKRGHTIRLTITGTDKDHFALLPGALPTFTIHRSNDKASYLELPIILK, from the coding sequence ATGAGCGCGGTGGTTTGCGGTCACGCGCTGGCGGCAACGGATGCGGCACAGAACAGTCCACGACCGTATGAAGGCAAGCCCTTATCCGAGGAGTGCGACTACACACGTCATTCGCTGTACCTGGAAATGAGTGACGGCGTGCAGCTTGCTATCACCGTGTATCTCCCGGATCGCGCGGACAATTCACACTACCCTGCCATTCTTCACCAAACCCGGTACTGGCGAGCGATCGAATATCGCTGGCCGGTGTCCATGTTTCAAGATGACCTACCAAGGGGGTTGATGGGAACCTATGCCAAACGGTTCTTACAGAATGGCTATGCATGGATCGATGTCGACGTACGTGGGTCAGGAGCCTCGTTTGGGTCTCGTCCTTACGCCTATTCACCACGAGAAATTCTGGACGGGAAAGAAATCGTGGATTGGATCGTGAGGCAACCATGGTCCAGTGAACGCGTCGGAGCCCTGGGAATCTCGTACGCCGGGGCAACGGCGGAAATGCTCCTCGTGAATCAACATCCAGCCGTCAAAGCCGTCGCACCGCTATTTTCCGGGTTCGACCTGTACCCGGAAATCGTCTTTCCCGGCGGCATTCACCTCACGTGGTTTACCAACACATGGACGTACATTGGCCATCAGCTCGACCACAACCAATTACCCTTTCGCGGATGGTTCACCAAAGCGTTTGTGCATGGCGTCATGCCTGTCGATACAGACCACGATCGATCACTGCTCACGCAAGCGCTTTCACAACATGCACAAAACTGGAGTCCCCATGAACAAGCGCTCAGCGTCACATTCCGAGATGACACACCATCCTCGAAAGCCGTCCCTGACATCGACAGCCTCAGCACAAGACACTATGCCAAGGACATTGCGAACTCCAAGGCTGCGATCTATAGCTACAGCGGTTGGCTTGACGGTGGCTATCAATTAGCCGCGATCAACCGTCACCTTCGACATAGTCAAAAACACAACAAATTGATCATTGGACCGTGGGATCACGGCGGACGACGCAACATCAGTCCGTTTCATCTCAGCGAATCCGAATTCGATCATCAGGGAGAACTCTTGAAATTTTTCGACTATCACCTGCGGGGACTTGAGACAGGAATCAAAGATGAAGCCTCTGTGCACTACTTTACGATGGGCGAAGAACGATGGAAAGCGCACAATATCTGGCCGCCGGAAGCCGAACCCGTCCGGTATTTTTTATCGAATGATTCCCATCTTTCAACGCTCCGGCCTAGCGAGAATGAGGCCTATGATCGATACTTAGTGAACCCTTCCGTCGGAACGGGACATCAGACACGATGGGATACCTTGATAGGCCAACCGTTACCCACACCGTATGCAGACCGTGCGTACGACCCCAGTCTATGGTTGTCCTATACGACACAACCATTGGAACAAGACACCGAAGTCACAGGACACCCGCATGTGACAATGTATCTCAGCTCCACGACGGATGATGCGACGGTGTTCGCATACTTAGAAGATGTAGATCCAACGAAGCAGGTCACCTACGTCACGGAAGGTCAGTTACGCGCACTCCATCGACAAGAGGTTGATCCCCCGGAGTATTTCCCGAAAGGCCTTCCTTATCGGACATTTACTCGTCACAATGCTCGACCACTCGTACCTGGCCAGACTGTCCGACTGTCTTTCGCTCTCCTCCCGACGTCTTATCTATTTAAAAGAGGCCATACAATCCGGTTAACTATCACTGGGACGGACAAAGATCATTTCGCACTTTTGCCTGGTGCCCTCCCCACCTTCACCATCCATCGCTCAAACGACAAGGCCTCCTACCTTGAGCTTCCGATCATCCTTAAATAG
- a CDS encoding class I SAM-dependent methyltransferase, giving the protein MKSLVLPGIEAYAEAHSIPESDVCRRLREETYETMDLPQMVVGPLEGAFLKMMAILVGAKHVLEIGTFTGYSALCFAEVLPADGTVTTCDIDRDSTALAKKYFAESRHGSKIDVKLGPALETLENLQSSYDVIFIDADKVNYVHYYRRALDLVAERGVILIDNVLWNGDVLESSPVDDSTVAIRELNQVVHADSRVTAVLVTIRDGVLVITPARKNEAC; this is encoded by the coding sequence ATGAAATCACTTGTTCTACCGGGAATTGAGGCTTATGCCGAAGCCCATTCCATCCCCGAGTCCGATGTCTGCCGACGTTTGCGAGAAGAAACTTATGAGACGATGGACTTGCCGCAGATGGTCGTGGGACCGTTGGAAGGGGCATTCTTGAAAATGATGGCCATCCTCGTAGGTGCCAAACATGTTCTCGAGATTGGAACGTTTACGGGGTACAGTGCGCTCTGTTTTGCGGAAGTCTTACCGGCCGACGGGACAGTCACGACCTGTGACATTGATCGTGACTCGACGGCATTGGCTAAAAAATATTTTGCTGAAAGTCGGCATGGTTCAAAAATCGACGTCAAGCTCGGCCCCGCACTAGAAACGCTCGAAAATCTCCAATCCTCTTATGACGTGATCTTTATCGATGCGGATAAGGTCAACTATGTCCATTACTATCGGCGGGCCCTGGATCTAGTGGCTGAACGAGGCGTAATCTTAATCGATAATGTGTTATGGAATGGTGATGTATTGGAATCTTCACCCGTTGATGATTCCACGGTCGCGATCCGGGAATTAAACCAAGTCGTCCATGCCGACTCTCGTGTGACGGCCGTCCTTGTAACCATTCGAGACGGAGTGTTGGTCATCACACCAGCTCGAAAGAACGAAGCGTGCTAG